The sequence TTGCACGCTTCTGTTATGCTTTCACAGATAGAACAGACCGGACCCTCGACGGATAAATTCGTGAAGGGGAGTAAGATAGCAGCAGGGAGTGGATTCTTCGTCGCCCCGTATCTGATAGCGACGAATATCCACTGTGTTGTAGGGACAACTTGGGTTTTTGTAGAACCTGTCAGTCTGCCCAACACGTACCCGATTGAGAGCGTGGTTGCGTTTGATGACAAAATGGACCTGGTCATTCTGCGTGTCTCCGTTGAAGGCATGCCGATCCCGCTTGCCGACAGCGATACCGTCGAGATGGGTGAACAGATTTATGCAGTGCGCTGCGTCGGTGGCGGTATAGAAGAAAAAGGCGCGAGAGGTGCCGTCACGGAAGGCACGGTACACGGCATCCGGCAAACAGACGCACATTTGCGCTTAAAAACGTCTTTGTCTTCCGGTAACAGCGGCGGACCAGTGATAAACAAGGCTGGCGAGGTTATGGGGATCGCTGTTGCTGGCGGTAACCCCGTTGGCGGACGTACAGAAGAGCGTATTGTAGAATTCGCTTACGCGATTCCTTCAAACGCCATCAAGTCCTTGCTTGAAGAAGCGAGAACAGAGGAGGCTTTTGAAACGTGGCGAGAACGTCCCCGCATCCGTGCCTATGCTGAAGCATCTCAAGGATACCTGAAGCAAAACACAGGCGAATACAAAGCAGCGATAAAACACTACACGGATGCGCTGCAACACAACCCGGATCTAGCAGCGATCTATCACAATCGTGGGACTCTAAAAAATGTCCTCGGGCACCACAAAGAAGCCATCGCTGACTGGGATGCTGCCCTGAAATGCAACCCAGACCTTGCAGAAGCGTACTTCAATCGGGGTGCCGCGAAGAACGCCTTGGGAGACTTTGAAGGCGGCATCGTCGACTGTAGTACTGCTATTGATCTCCATCCGGATGCGACCCCTGCCTATTACAATCGCGCCTTAGCACGAATGGAACTGAAGCGGTACACGGAGGCGATTGCAGACTACGACAAAGCCCTCGAACTTCTACTGAGTAAGGCAGACGCTTACGGTGCCTACTATAATCGCGCACTCGGGAAGTACCTCTTGGGATTAGAGAAAGCGGCGCAGGGGGATGAAGCGGAAGCTGTCGAACTCTATCACGCGGCGATCCCTGACTATACACAAGCCATCAAGGTCGCCCCGAACCGTAACCTCGCCAGTAAAAACTATAACAACCGCGGCTACGCGAAGTATCTCATCGCCGAACATGAATCTGCAGACGGAAATATGGAGGAAGCCCGAATTCTCTATGAAGAAGCAATGATCGACAGCGAGGAAGCACTCAAGCGTGATCGGAGAAATGCATACGCCTATTGCACTCGCGCAGTTGTACTGATCGCCTTCGACGCATACGATGCAGCGATAGATGACTTTGATAGTGCTATTAAACTGGACCCGGGGTTCGCGCACGCCTACCACCAGCGCGGACTTGCAAAGCAGGCGATTGGACAGCAGCAAGAAGCAGAGGCAGATTTGCGGAAAGCGAAGCAGTTAGACCCAGATGTAGGAAAAATAAGTTAAAAAGAGGAAAGGTAAAATGGATTGGCAAGACGCACTGTCGGACATCATAATACATCCCAACTCACGACTCCGGTTTAAGGAACCCCTCGCAAAACACACCTATTTCGGTATCGGCGGTGAAGCGACCGCCTACATTGAAGTCAGTACCATAGATGAACTATCAGCATTGGCACATTTTCACCGGCAGTGGGACGTTCCGATTGCGATTATTGGACGCGGATCAAATCTACTCGTGAGCGATACCGGCTTCAAAGGCATCAGTGTTCGGTTAATCGGTGAGTTAGCGAAATCGGAAGTTGATGGGAATACTGTTTCAGTCGGTGCGGGGCTTTCACTGCCGCGTCTTTCAAAAACGATGTCGCGACAGGGCTTGAGCGGTGTGGAATTCGCGCTCGGTATCCCCGGCTCCGTCGGCGGTGCTTTGATTATGAACGCTGGCGCATGGGGAAGCAGTTTCGGAGATGTCGTCACAAACGTCACAGTTATGGACGACACCGGTGAACTCGTCAATTTGACCCACGCCGAGGCAGCGTTTGAATACCGACACAGCGGTTTGGACGCGTATTTCTGTGTTACCGGTGCAACGCTCGAACTTGAACCCGGAGATGCTGACGCAATCACGGAGCAGATGCAGGCGTTCTATAAGCAGAAAGTGGAAACACAACCCTTCGCTGAAGAAAACGCTGGGTGTATGTTCAAAAACCCACCCGGCGATTCCGCGGGACGTTTAATCGACATCAGCGGGTTGAAAGGCTACCGCATCGGTGGTGCGGAGGTCTCCACGGTGCACGGAAATTTTATTCTCAATATCGACAATGCAACAGCAACAGATGTGTTGGACTTAGTCGCGCATATCCAACAACAGGTACGCGAAAAGACCGGCATCTCGCTCCAGACAGAGGTCAAACGACTGGGGTTTGACGCTAAGGTCGAATAACCGTTCCATCCATCCGACGCACGGGTGCCCAACTGCCGTTGAGTGGGTCTTCCGGGAATGGGAATCGTGCGGCGAGTTCCTCGTTTAAATCAATACCGAGTCCCGGTGCCTCATTTACCCAAAAACAACCATCTCGAATTTCAGGACACCCCGGAAAGACCTCTTTGGTATTCTCACCGAAGACGTGCTGCTCCTGAATACCGAAGTTATAGCACGCCAAATCCAATGCGACATTGGCGGCATGCCCGACCGGAGAAACATCACCTGGGCCGTGCCATGCGGTTCGTACGCCGAAAAATTCACAGAACGCAGCGAGTTTACGTGCCGGACTGATACCACCTATCTGTGAGATATGCACCCGGATGAAATCAATAAGCCGATCCTTGATAAGGTGAACGTATTCATTCGGATTATTGAACAATTCACCCATTGCAATCGGGATACTCGTCTGCTGACGCATCAGTTGAAAATAGTCAACATCCTCTGGAGCAAACGGGTCTTCAAGGAAAAAGAGGTTATACGGCTCCAATCCTTTCGCAAGATTAATTGCTTGGATAGGTGGGATCCGTTCATGCACATCGTGGAGGAGTTCCACCTCGTCGCCGAGGTGTGTCCGCAAATGATCGAAGAGTTTAATGATGGTATTGACATAAGGGGTCGGTTCAAAGGCAGGCGAACTCCGCTTTCCTCCGCCTGCACCGTAAGTTGAATAGCCGGGTATTGCCACCTGCGCCCGGACATAGCGATAGCCTTGTTCCGTATAACGCCGGATGCTCTCTTCTACCTCTTCAAAAGTGCCGCCCCCTGCATGCGCATAAAGCGTTGCAGCCTCACGACATTTACCACCGAGCAGTTGATAAACAGGCATGTTAGCACGCTTGCCCATGATGTCCCACAAGGCGATGTCCACACCGCTGAGAGCGTTGTTCAGCACCGGTCCATTTCGCCAATAGGAACTGACAAAACTGGTCTGGAAGATGTCCTCTATGTTCGTCGGATCTTTCCCGATGAGAAAGGGTTTGAGATACTCATCGACTGCTGTCGCCACGGCAAGTGGACGCTGTGTAAACGTCGCACAACCGATGCCGTATAAGCCGGGTTCACTCGTTTCAATTTTAACAACGACGAGCCGGGTGCCATTCGGTGCTGTCAGAATCGTTTTTACATCTGTAATCTTCATATTTCTAATTTTCCTTTAAGGCTATCGGCTATCAGCTATCGGCAAGAGTGCCTCTTTGCTGACTGCTGACTGCCAATTTTCGCGATATTGTCGGAAGCATGCCATCACCATGATCGTGATCGTGTGACTTCCAAGGAAGTATATCAGAGCCGATGGAAAGTGTCAAGAGATGCACCAATCACTATCTTTTGGTCAAAATTAGATTCTGATACGCATCAACAACAGCAGAAAAATCTGGAGGGACCACAGTCGTCGCGCTAAATTCCGTTACAATCGCAGGACCTACAATTCGGTTGCCGGGACGCAATGCCTCGCGGCGATAGAAACCGGTTGGGAGCACTTCACCCTCAAATATAACAGGGTTCTGAACGGTAAACGCCTCAGAAGCATCGGCATCTGCAAGAGGCAAGGATTGGATTAGAGGTTTGTCTGTCTCCCCGATAGCCGTGAGTCTGAGGTTTACCACTTCCACCGGAGCACCAGTTCGAGCATAGCCAAACCGCTGAACATGTGCAGCGTGAAATTCTTCGACAAGTGCCTCTATCTCGTTTGGACGCGCGTGTTTCTCGGTAAAACAGGGGATATTTAACTCATAAGATTGCCCTTCATATCGCATATCAAGAGAGCGATTGACTTTAAGTTGATGGGGGGCGAAGCCTTCCGTTTCCATCTCACCTTCTGCGCGGGCTAAGAGCGCGTTAAAACCGGTATTCAACGCTTCAACCAGACTGCTGCCGTCCTCGCTATTCTCTTCAAACCGCCATAGCACCGTCTGTGAATAATCCTTAACGACATCAGCGAAAAGCATCCCATAAGCAGAGAGTAAACCGCCGTTCGGTGGGATCAGGATTGTCCCAATGCCGAGGTTCTCCGCCATAAATGCGGCATGCAAACCACCAGCACCCCCAAAGGAAACGAGTGTGAAATCGCGCGTATCAAATCCGCGCTCTACAGAGATAACCTTGATCGCGCGTTCCATCGCTGCATTGGCAACTTTGAGAATACCGTCTGCAGCTTGCAGTGGTGGGATACCGAGACGCGCTGCGAACCTTTCAATGTACAGGCGCGGCTTATCGGTGTCAAGGGACATCGCACCGCCCAAAAACTGCGTTGCCGCGATACGTCCCAAGTAGAGGTTCGCGTCGGTTACCGTGATGTCTTCGCCAATATTCCCATAGCAGATTGGACCTGGATCTGCTCCTGCACTCTCCGGTCCCACGCGTAACGCCCCGCCGGTATCCACAGTCGCGATGGAGCCACCGCCTGCACCGACGGTGTGGATATCAATGAGTGGTACCTTGATCGGAAGTCCACTAATCGTGCTTTCCGTCGTCAGTGATATGCCGTCATGACAGAGACTCACATCCGTTGAAGTGCCACCCATATCAAATGTAATGATTTGGTCGTAACCGGCAGTTTTGGCAATCTGATACGCACCAAGAACACCTCCAGCGGGACCGGAGAGAACAGTGCGGATACCAGCAGCCTCGCCTCTATATAGCAAGTTTTCAGCTTGCAAACTACGCTGAAAAATTCTTGCAGAAACGCTGCCACCGTTGGAAAGCATCAGACGGAATGATTTCGGGAATTGTTCTGATTCTATCAGCGTAGAGAGATGCCGTTCCAAAGTGGGACGGATGTACGCATTCGCAACAGTGGTACTGAAACGCGCATATTCTCGGTATTCAGGTAGGACTTCGTGTGAACACGAAATCGGTATCCCAAATTGTGTGAGGTGTTTCGCAACGATCTGTTCGTTTTGTGGGTTGACATAAGCAAAGAGGAAACAGATCGCGATGGCATCAAGTTCCAATGCGGAGAGTTTGGACGCGAGCGCGTCCAAATCAGTGGGTTCAATCTCGGTTTGGATTTCGCCGGTGTGCAGTGTTCGTTCCGATATACCGAAACGTCTGTCGGCAGGAACGAGCGGTGCTGGACGTTCCACGAAGAAATCGTAGAGATTTGGGCGTGCCTGTCTGCCTATCTCCAAGATGTCCTCAAAACCTTTCGTCGTGACGAGGGCAATACGCGCGCCTCTCCGCTCCAATAGCGCGTTTGTCGCTACCGTAGAGCCGTGGACAATCTCCAATCCTTCAGCATCGGTATCGTGCAGGCGTAAGATTTCATCTACGCCTTGTATCACTGCGTATGCAGGGTTTTGGGGAGTCGAAAGGACTTTGTGCGTAAACAGGTCCCCATCAACACGCATCACGATGTCTGTGAAAGTGCCACCCGTATCAACACCTATATTTTTTAGGGGCGAGGTTACCTCGCCCCTATTTTCGGTTAAAAAGACTGCGTGGTGGTTATGCATTGATTTTCTATGGCTATTGACTATCAACTATCGGCTATCGGCAAAGAAAAGTGGTTTCTGATCCAGCACCCTCTTTGCTGACTGCCGACAGCCATTCTTGCTGATGGCTGTTAGACAACCACATTTTGCGGCATCCCTTCCAGAAAGGCGATGATATTGTCCACGGCACCTTCGTTAAGGAGTTCAACACCTTCCGGTGTCATGTCGGCACAATGCGGTGTCAGAATCACCTGCTCGCACTCCAAAAGCGGATGGTTCGCGGGGAGTGGCTCTTCGTCATAGACATCAATCGCAGCACCACCGAGATGCCCACTGTTCAAAGCAGAGATCAATGCCTCTGTATCAATCACACCGCCGCGTGCGACGTTGATTAAAAGTGCTCCGCGTTTCATCAAACTGAGCTCAGGTGCAGCGATGAGGTGGTGACTCTCCTCTGTTAGTCTAACATGCAAACTGACGACATCGGAAGTCTGGAGCAGTTCATCAAGAGAAACAAATCGAACTCCCAACGCCTCTGCGCGTGCTTCTGAAGGGTTATACGTCCAGGCGATCACATCCATCCCGATGGTGCGTCCGAGGCGTGCCATCTCCGCACCGATATGCCCAGTGCCAATAATCCCCAAGGTTTTCCCTTGAAGGTAAACGTTATCCATACGGGGCCATCCGCCTGCCTTCATAGACGCAGTAAGGAACGCTGCCCGTTTGGCAAGTGCAAACATCAGTCCAAACCCGTGTTCTGCTACAACTGGAGCGGTACGTCCGGGTTGATTACAAACGGTAATTCCCTGCTGCTTTGCCTCGTCAAGGGCAATCATATCAGTACCGATAGAGCAGAGCGAGATTAACTTAAGTTTTGGAAGTTGACGTAAGATTTCCGCGGGCCATTTGACGATTCCGCGTGAATTGATGAGGATATCCGCATCTTCGGCACGGAGAATTTTCTCTTCAGGAGTTTCGGGTCGGTCAGTGTAGAGAACAACATCGCCATAAGGTTTCAGGCGTTCCAGATGCGGTGAGCCTTGAATTTGCGGTGGTAAATCACCGGGTACAACAATCTTGAGTCCGTTCACAATTTATTCCTTTGTAATTAAAAACACTGACGGTAGAGGGCAACTATATCTTCAACCGTAGCCTGCCGCGGGTTATTCGCCGGACTTCCGCTCGCAATAGCATCCGCTGCCATCTGTTCGATAACCTCTTCAAATTTTTCCATATCAATACCGATTTCGCCGAGCCGCGGCATCTGAATATCGGTGACGAGTCGTTCCACAGCGGCAATCGCTGCGTCCGCTTGCGCCATTGCGGACAATCCATCAATCGGTTCACCCATCGCCCATGCAATATCAGCGAAACGCGCGGGCGCACCGACAACGCTAAATTCCATCACATCGCGTAACAGCACCGAGTTCGAGAGTCCATGGTGAATGTGGAAATAGGCACCGATTGGACGGGACATCCCGTGGACTAAAGCGACAGACGAATTGCTGAACGCCATACCTGCGATGGACGCACCGATCATCATATCCGTGCGGGCAGGGATGTTTTCGCCATCCGCCCATGCCTGCCGAAGTGAACCCGAAATCATCTCAATTGCCTTCAACGCGAGCGCGTCGGTTATCGGTTGGGCGCGCTTGGAGATGTACGCCTCTATGGCGTGCGTCAACGCATCAACACCGACCGCTGCAGTTAAATGTGGCGGTGTTGTGAGGGACAACAATGGGTCCACGAGTGCGACATGCGCCAGCAGACAAGCACTACTGAGCATCATCTTGACATTTCGTTCAGTATCGGTAATGACAGTAACCTTGGAGACCTCGCTGCCTGTCCCGCCTGTCGTTGGGATCGCAATCAAGGGTGCACCCGGATTCGGTATTTTATCCACACCCATGTAATCAGCGAAATCCCCATCGTTCGTCAATTTCATGGCGATGCCTTTTCCGCAGTCAATTGCGCTGCCACCACCGATGCTAACAATGACATCACAGGCTTCATCACTGTATTGCTTCAAGCCGTCTTGCACGTTCTGTAAAGTTGGATCGGGTGTTACATCGGAGAAGCAAGTGCTACTGATTCCAGTACTTTGTAAATTTTGCGCAATCTTATCGGCGTATCCGATTTTAGCGATTCCCGGATCGGTTACGATGAGTGCATTTGTTGCACCGAGTTGCTTCGCCTGTTCGCCGACGTTTTCAGACGCGCCTGCGCCTGTAATTATCGTCGGTGGGAGTGTTAGTGTTGTAGGCAATTTTCAATTTCCTATGATGACTTATTATTCAGTTAGCGTAGAATAGGTTAAAGCAGCCCAAGACGTTCAAGGTCCGTCTCCGTCCACTCTGCTTGCTCCTCAATGATAGCTTTGAGCGTACCAACGGCAAAAGTTTGACCCATATTGTGGAGATGGATGGTTATTCTTCGCCCATCCGGATGTTTAAATAGACGGAGACCTCCTTTGCTTCTTTCTTCATAAAACCCGTCTTTTTTCAAAGCACGTATCAATTTTCGTGCTCTGAGTGAGCGTAAACGACTGTAATTGATCGCCATATTAGATTGTTACAGCAATTAAAGGCACATCGCTGACCCGAATGTGTGAGCAGGATTTAGAAGTAATTTCTTTTTCATGCTGGACTATTGACTCTAAAAGATGCTCCTCGCCATGTTCTAAAAGCGATTCAATAAGTAAATCAACAGCGTCTTTCAAATTCTTTAAAGCCTCTTTTTGCGTATATCCCCAACTTGAAGCACCTTGATGCACCAGTGTGGGAATATATGCCCGCCAAACAGGGTCCTTAATTCGCTCATCAAGCCACTCGTCCTCTTCTATGACAACCTCAAATGTATACGTTTTCACCTGTTCCTCCTTAGTTATTACCCGCACCGTTCAAAAATTCCTCAATATTCTTCCCGATAGTTGGCGGTGAAAGTGCTTCATTGTCGCGATGCAAAATTTCTATCCACTCGTCAACGATATCACATAACTGCCGATATACTTCGACTTCATCAGGACCATGGGCGCATGGACCGATAATTCCGGGACAATATCCGATAAAATATTGATCTTCATCCGACCACTCAACGATCTTGACGTACTGCGCGCTTTCAGTCATCTTTGAAATTCCGATAGTTTCCTTTTCCACCTATTCCGATTGCATCAGCGTTACTAATGCCGGAAATGTCGGACACCTGTCAGCACCATTGCAATACCGTAAGCGTCCGCGGTTTCAATCACAGGTGCGTCGTTGACGGAACCGCCCGGCTGAATAATCGCCGTGATGCCCGCCTCACCCGCAATCTCAACGCCATCCGGAAATGGGAAATAGGCATCCGAGGCTAACACAGCACCTTTCGCTCTCCCGCCCGCTTTCCGAATAGCGATAATAGCAGCATCCACTCGGCTCATCTGTCCTGCCCCGATACCGACACTTTGTGTACCTTGTGCTAACAGAATGCAGTTAGACTTGACGTGTTTACACGCCCTCCACGCGAAAAGTAGGGATTCTATATCCGCTTCCGTTGGTGCGCGGGAGGTCGCTACCTCTAAATCATCAGCACGCAAGTCGTGAACATCCGAGTCTTGAACCAGCACCCCGCCGGTAACATTACGAACCTGCAAGACAGGTTCCGCCCCCGAAAGCGATCCAGCTTCAAGAATAGGTCTGCGCTTGACACGAGACAAAGCACGCAGTGCCTTTTCGGTATAACTCGGTGCGATAATTGCATCAATCTTCACGCCTGCGTTCGCGGCTTCGCGGATTATGTTCGCGGTCTGGATTGTCACCTTACGATTTAAACCCACAATCGAACCGAAAGCAGAGGTCCGGTCACATTCCAATGCGTTTGTGAAGGCATCTTGTAGGGTGCCAGCTGTCGCGAGTCCACACGGGTTGTTATGCTTTATGATGGCACACGTGGGGTTCTCAAAGTCTTTGACGATCTCTAAGGCGGCTTCTAAATCAAGAAGGTTATTGAAGGAGAGAGGTTGTCCACTCAATTGTTTCGCCCACGCTGCGGATGCGCCAGGGGTGGTTTCAGTTTTATAGAAAGCGGCGCGCTGATGCGGATTTTCACCGTAGCGGAGTGTGCGTTCCTTCTTGAACCGGAGCGTTAGGTCATTGGTGAATTCGTCCGGTTCGGAGTCCTCTGATCTATCAACCCCCCTAATCCCCCTTATCAGGGGGGAATCATTATTGATGAGATAGGCGGCAATTGCGGTGTCATACTGTGCGGTGTGCGCAAACGCTGTTTTTGCCAATTCAAATCGTCTCTCCTCGGAAAGGCAACCGTCATTCGCATCAAGGTCAGCGATAACTTGTGGATATTGACTCGCAGCTGTGAGGACGGCGACATGTCGATAATTTTTCGCTGCAGCACGAATCATCGTTGGACCACCGATGTCAATGTTTTCAATCGCTTCGGGGAGTGTCACGTCCGGTTTAGCGACGGTTGCCTCAAACGGATATAGATTGCATATTACCATATCAATCGGGGTGATGCCGTGTGCTTCCGTTTGGGCACTGTGTTCCGCATTATCCCGTTCAGCGAGGAGTCCTCCATGAATCTTGGGATGAAGCGTTTTGACTCTACCATCCAACATTTCAGGAAAGCCGGTATAATCGGAAACATCAAGGATGTCGATCCCTGCGTCTCGGAGGTGTCGGGCAGTCCCACCGGTGGAGAGAATTTCTACACCACGTTGGGCAAGTGCAGTTGCTATTTCCAAAAGATTGGTTTTGTCGTAGACGCTGATCAAAGCGCGTTCTATCTTTTTCATACTTCCTCATACTTTTCTGACGACGGGCGGGAATGGTTATACTTAATAGACCTTGCTCCGGTGTCCAACTTGATGAATGGTAATTTCTCTAACACGTTTATCAAAAGAATAAAGGACGCGGTAGTCGTTCATTTTCAAAGTAAACTTCCCTTTGTGTTTACCCTTCAGTGCCTTGTGCCGATGTTCATCGCAGTTCTCACAAAGCCAATTCAATTTACTGCGTATCCCCCGGGCTATTGTAGTATCCAAACGCCGTAAATCCGATTGCGCGCGTGAGTCTAACACTAACGTATACACTATTAATCTATCCCTAATTTCTTGAACACTTCATCCGCCGGAATTAGTTTCGCCTTTCCGGCTTCGTAATCAGCTATACGTTGATCTAACTCTTCAAGGAACTCAGGACGCATTTCCAATCCCTCATCAGGATCATAATGATACTCTTCCAATGCAAGTTCCAAGAGTTCGTAGGCGACGAAAAACTCTCGAAACGCGACATCTAATTCGGTAAGAGGGGCATTCTGCTCCAGCAACGCGAGGAAACCTTCGCGCACCGAGAAAAGTTCCAAACTCACGAGCATGCGTAACAGTTTTCTATATTCGTCTGATGGCAGCTCCGAGATTTTCTTTTCCGGCATCGGATCGCTGTTCATGTAAGCACCAGCGCGTCTGGACATCCGCTCTTCGAGGGTCGTCTGCCGATTGGCGAGGATGTATTCACGGTGCCGCTTTAATTTTTTCGATAGTGATGTGTGCAGCGGCAGTCCCTCCAATGGGTCCTCTTCGTACGTTTCAAGAAAGAATGCGAGACTTTCATAACCACAATAGAATTCACGGAACTCCGTCTCAAGTTTCTGTCTGTTCTCAGCGGAAGAGGGTTCGTTGAGCAACACTATGAGCCGCTCGCGCGCCGCGAAAATCTGATCGTTCACAAGGATATTTAGTAACTCAAGAGCTTCAATGGGATCCATCTCCATAATATTTTTCATCTCTTTTCTCCATTAAAGTCAGATCACATATCGCGGGAATCCAAACCCATCGTTAGCGACGTGGCTCCGCGCCGGAATCTGTGAGCGGTCCGGGATGATTAAATCCATCTCTGAAGTGTTTTCAATAACAGTACCATCACCGATACGGACCCCTTCTCCGATGTAGATTTTACCGGGTGCCTCGGAGGCACCGCGGATAGTTCCGATCACAACAGAAGAACCGATTCGACACCGGGGCCCCGTTTCAACAAACCCATATATCTCCGTGTTCGTACCAACAGTAGAGTGCTCAGCAATCTGAACAGGGCCAAGAAGACTCGTGTCTGTACCGATCTCAACAAAGTCCCCGATGACAGGGTGACGCTGCTTAACTTTAACACTCAAGCCACCAAGGGTACAAGGATAGATAACACACCCAGAGCCGATGATACCTGTCTGCCCAGTTGTTACACCCCGATGCGGGTGTTCCAAGAAATTGGCATCACCTATCTGTGTTTCAGGATGTAAATCGGCTTGATAGTAGCGTCCAGCGAGCTCTGAAATAGCGCGAGGCAGCAATGGAACTGGGACCCTGTGGAGGTTTGGACTCTCCTCAGGAGCATCACTTCGGGTCAAAGCGTATGCGACATCGTGGTAAAAGAGCACACGCCACCCCGGGTAGGTACTCCCTACCAATTGGAGTTGATAATCCAAAACGGATACGAGATTTAGAGTGCCGAGGAAGTCTTGGTACGGTTCAAAGGTGCGTTCCTGAATTGCGGTGTCAACTTGGGAGCGAAAATCAATGGCTGCGAGTTTCTCACGGGAGATACCGTTGTGGAGGAGATATGCATCCCAGACAGCAGGGTCTTTGAGAGAGGCGAAGCGATTCCAGAGTGCGCGACTT comes from Candidatus Poribacteria bacterium and encodes:
- a CDS encoding tetratricopeptide repeat protein: MKKRRRKPLQKHRNKPLQRIASRALHASVMLSQIEQTGPSTDKFVKGSKIAAGSGFFVAPYLIATNIHCVVGTTWVFVEPVSLPNTYPIESVVAFDDKMDLVILRVSVEGMPIPLADSDTVEMGEQIYAVRCVGGGIEEKGARGAVTEGTVHGIRQTDAHLRLKTSLSSGNSGGPVINKAGEVMGIAVAGGNPVGGRTEERIVEFAYAIPSNAIKSLLEEARTEEAFETWRERPRIRAYAEASQGYLKQNTGEYKAAIKHYTDALQHNPDLAAIYHNRGTLKNVLGHHKEAIADWDAALKCNPDLAEAYFNRGAAKNALGDFEGGIVDCSTAIDLHPDATPAYYNRALARMELKRYTEAIADYDKALELLLSKADAYGAYYNRALGKYLLGLEKAAQGDEAEAVELYHAAIPDYTQAIKVAPNRNLASKNYNNRGYAKYLIAEHESADGNMEEARILYEEAMIDSEEALKRDRRNAYAYCTRAVVLIAFDAYDAAIDDFDSAIKLDPGFAHAYHQRGLAKQAIGQQQEAEADLRKAKQLDPDVGKIS
- the murB gene encoding UDP-N-acetylmuramate dehydrogenase produces the protein MDWQDALSDIIIHPNSRLRFKEPLAKHTYFGIGGEATAYIEVSTIDELSALAHFHRQWDVPIAIIGRGSNLLVSDTGFKGISVRLIGELAKSEVDGNTVSVGAGLSLPRLSKTMSRQGLSGVEFALGIPGSVGGALIMNAGAWGSSFGDVVTNVTVMDDTGELVNLTHAEAAFEYRHSGLDAYFCVTGATLELEPGDADAITEQMQAFYKQKVETQPFAEENAGCMFKNPPGDSAGRLIDISGLKGYRIGGAEVSTVHGNFILNIDNATATDVLDLVAHIQQQVREKTGISLQTEVKRLGFDAKVE
- a CDS encoding starvation-sensing protein RspA, giving the protein MKITDVKTILTAPNGTRLVVVKIETSEPGLYGIGCATFTQRPLAVATAVDEYLKPFLIGKDPTNIEDIFQTSFVSSYWRNGPVLNNALSGVDIALWDIMGKRANMPVYQLLGGKCREAATLYAHAGGGTFEEVEESIRRYTEQGYRYVRAQVAIPGYSTYGAGGGKRSSPAFEPTPYVNTIIKLFDHLRTHLGDEVELLHDVHERIPPIQAINLAKGLEPYNLFFLEDPFAPEDVDYFQLMRQQTSIPIAMGELFNNPNEYVHLIKDRLIDFIRVHISQIGGISPARKLAAFCEFFGVRTAWHGPGDVSPVGHAANVALDLACYNFGIQEQHVFGENTKEVFPGCPEIRDGCFWVNEAPGLGIDLNEELAARFPFPEDPLNGSWAPVRRMDGTVIRP
- a CDS encoding hydantoinase/oxoprolinase family protein, whose protein sequence is MHNHHAVFLTENRGEVTSPLKNIGVDTGGTFTDIVMRVDGDLFTHKVLSTPQNPAYAVIQGVDEILRLHDTDAEGLEIVHGSTVATNALLERRGARIALVTTKGFEDILEIGRQARPNLYDFFVERPAPLVPADRRFGISERTLHTGEIQTEIEPTDLDALASKLSALELDAIAICFLFAYVNPQNEQIVAKHLTQFGIPISCSHEVLPEYREYARFSTTVANAYIRPTLERHLSTLIESEQFPKSFRLMLSNGGSVSARIFQRSLQAENLLYRGEAAGIRTVLSGPAGGVLGAYQIAKTAGYDQIITFDMGGTSTDVSLCHDGISLTTESTISGLPIKVPLIDIHTVGAGGGSIATVDTGGALRVGPESAGADPGPICYGNIGEDITVTDANLYLGRIAATQFLGGAMSLDTDKPRLYIERFAARLGIPPLQAADGILKVANAAMERAIKVISVERGFDTRDFTLVSFGGAGGLHAAFMAENLGIGTILIPPNGGLLSAYGMLFADVVKDYSQTVLWRFEENSEDGSSLVEALNTGFNALLARAEGEMETEGFAPHQLKVNRSLDMRYEGQSYELNIPCFTEKHARPNEIEALVEEFHAAHVQRFGYARTGAPVEVVNLRLTAIGETDKPLIQSLPLADADASEAFTVQNPVIFEGEVLPTGFYRREALRPGNRIVGPAIVTEFSATTVVPPDFSAVVDAYQNLILTKR
- a CDS encoding phosphoglycerate dehydrogenase, encoding MNGLKIVVPGDLPPQIQGSPHLERLKPYGDVVLYTDRPETPEEKILRAEDADILINSRGIVKWPAEILRQLPKLKLISLCSIGTDMIALDEAKQQGITVCNQPGRTAPVVAEHGFGLMFALAKRAAFLTASMKAGGWPRMDNVYLQGKTLGIIGTGHIGAEMARLGRTIGMDVIAWTYNPSEARAEALGVRFVSLDELLQTSDVVSLHVRLTEESHHLIAAPELSLMKRGALLINVARGGVIDTEALISALNSGHLGGAAIDVYDEEPLPANHPLLECEQVILTPHCADMTPEGVELLNEGAVDNIIAFLEGMPQNVVV
- a CDS encoding iron-containing alcohol dehydrogenase; this encodes MPTTLTLPPTIITGAGASENVGEQAKQLGATNALIVTDPGIAKIGYADKIAQNLQSTGISSTCFSDVTPDPTLQNVQDGLKQYSDEACDVIVSIGGGSAIDCGKGIAMKLTNDGDFADYMGVDKIPNPGAPLIAIPTTGGTGSEVSKVTVITDTERNVKMMLSSACLLAHVALVDPLLSLTTPPHLTAAVGVDALTHAIEAYISKRAQPITDALALKAIEMISGSLRQAWADGENIPARTDMMIGASIAGMAFSNSSVALVHGMSRPIGAYFHIHHGLSNSVLLRDVMEFSVVGAPARFADIAWAMGEPIDGLSAMAQADAAIAAVERLVTDIQMPRLGEIGIDMEKFEEVIEQMAADAIASGSPANNPRQATVEDIVALYRQCF
- a CDS encoding type II toxin-antitoxin system HicA family toxin; the protein is MAINYSRLRSLRARKLIRALKKDGFYEERSKGGLRLFKHPDGRRITIHLHNMGQTFAVGTLKAIIEEQAEWTETDLERLGLL
- a CDS encoding type II toxin-antitoxin system HicB family antitoxin, with protein sequence MKTYTFEVVIEEDEWLDERIKDPVWRAYIPTLVHQGASSWGYTQKEALKNLKDAVDLLIESLLEHGEEHLLESIVQHEKEITSKSCSHIRVSDVPLIAVTI